One stretch of Tepiditoga spiralis DNA includes these proteins:
- the panD gene encoding aspartate 1-decarboxylase, giving the protein MFKIMLKGKIHRAIVNEKNINYEGSITIDPELMELAGMEEFEKVQIVDINNGKRFETYIIKGEYGKREIGLNGAAARMCELGDQVIIMSYALYEKNEVPNPKIVVVDNNNNPKTTKNSETPNTFC; this is encoded by the coding sequence ATGTTTAAAATAATGTTAAAAGGAAAAATTCATAGAGCTATAGTAAATGAAAAAAATATAAATTACGAGGGAAGTATAACAATAGATCCAGAGTTAATGGAACTTGCTGGAATGGAAGAATTTGAAAAGGTTCAAATTGTAGATATAAATAATGGGAAACGCTTTGAAACTTATATCATAAAAGGTGAATATGGAAAAAGAGAAATAGGTTTAAATGGTGCCGCAGCAAGAATGTGTGAACTTGGAGATCAAGTAATAATAATGTCATATGCTCTATATGAAAAAAACGAAGTACCAAATCCAAAAATAGTAGTTGTAGATAACAACAACAATCCAAAAACAACAAAAAATTCAGAAACACCTAATACTTTTTGCTAA
- a CDS encoding EscU/YscU/HrcU family type III secretion system export apparatus switch protein, which translates to MKKKAVALRYKKGKDTAPEVIAKGVGEIADKIISVAKEEKIPIIEDEYAAEEFYGVDINVEIPPEMYKIAAEILAYVYSIDKKNKKG; encoded by the coding sequence ATGAAAAAAAAAGCTGTGGCTTTAAGATATAAAAAAGGTAAAGATACCGCTCCAGAAGTTATTGCTAAAGGCGTTGGAGAAATAGCAGATAAAATAATAAGCGTTGCGAAAGAGGAGAAGATTCCAATAATAGAAGATGAATATGCGGCAGAAGAATTTTATGGGGTTGATATAAATGTTGAAATTCCACCTGAAATGTATAAAATAGCTGCAGAAATTCTTGCTTATGTTTATTCAATAGATAAAAAAAACAAAAAAGGATAA
- a CDS encoding metallophosphoesterase — MKKILLFLFLIVFYVFFIEPSLIVVKKNINFIKKDIKENIKIVDISDLHITNYYFFHDIVLNKIKKIKPDIILYTGDTLKKSSDENSIHKFFLKLNKIAPVYAIYGNWDYYDIKKLNSAYNGTNISIVDGITKEIYIKKNKFLITGLPMYYPLKNFEYDKNAFNIYLTHIPSNVFKNKKVLKYADIIFSGHTHGGQVTIPFVTNFILREYMGNYYIKSMYKIENTKLYVNTGLGSWYHARFLTFPEITVLNIRGE; from the coding sequence ATGAAAAAAATTTTATTATTTCTTTTTTTAATTGTATTTTATGTTTTTTTTATTGAGCCATCATTGATTGTTGTAAAAAAGAATATAAATTTTATAAAAAAAGATATTAAAGAAAATATAAAAATTGTTGATATAAGCGATTTACATATTACTAATTATTATTTTTTTCATGATATTGTTTTAAATAAGATAAAAAAAATAAAACCTGACATAATTTTATACACTGGTGATACTTTGAAAAAAAGCTCTGATGAAAATTCAATACATAAATTTTTTTTAAAACTAAATAAAATAGCACCAGTTTATGCAATTTATGGAAATTGGGATTATTATGATATCAAAAAATTGAATTCTGCTTATAATGGAACAAATATATCTATTGTGGATGGAATAACAAAAGAAATATACATAAAGAAAAATAAATTTTTAATAACAGGATTACCAATGTATTATCCATTGAAAAATTTTGAATATGATAAAAATGCTTTTAATATATATTTGACCCATATTCCTTCAAATGTTTTTAAAAATAAGAAAGTATTGAAATATGCAGATATAATTTTTTCTGGTCATACACATGGTGGACAAGTTACAATTCCTTTTGTTACCAATTTTATTTTAAGAGAATATATGGGGAATTATTATATAAAAAGTATGTATAAAATTGAAAATACTAAACTCTATGTGAACACAGGTTTAGGTTCATGGTATCATGCAAGATTTTTGACTTTTCCTGAAATAACAGTATTAAATATAAGAGGTGAATAA
- a CDS encoding tetratricopeptide repeat protein, which produces MENIVNVNINGESIAISTQTPFPLMLSEYLYEGDFDLMMADLNNKKEFIEECKKVKFLMDNLPGLTSSFITTPFIFNNFITYFDEFNIKATDLNHVSLNGLFDIVLDRADRKDFDLVKKIIEFMLKIDKNFAPAYELYGSILIEEGDFNKGTEYLETSIKLEPWNVAALSELGETYFNLGEYDNAAKIWKKEINLSPDNYVTYFMLTDAYIEAKKLTKAAHVLEKFLNRFPKSILGKYELSGLYEKLSRTLEASELKDEIMKSVPVYSSDIEVWTKIMFEKNQFKKVQEFLEKYIENKKDHDHFKLLLVVPYIKSGKVEEAKKIYDEMKNKYKWYLYGLKEIMEKYIDKNLLEEMETK; this is translated from the coding sequence ATGGAGAACATTGTAAATGTTAATATTAATGGTGAATCAATCGCAATTTCAACACAAACACCCTTTCCACTAATGCTTTCAGAATATCTTTATGAAGGTGATTTTGACTTAATGATGGCAGATTTAAATAATAAAAAAGAATTTATAGAAGAATGCAAAAAAGTAAAATTTTTAATGGATAATCTTCCAGGATTAACTTCAAGTTTTATAACCACACCTTTTATCTTCAATAATTTCATTACTTATTTTGATGAATTTAATATAAAAGCTACTGATTTAAATCATGTTTCACTAAATGGCTTATTTGATATAGTACTCGATAGAGCCGATAGAAAAGATTTTGATTTAGTAAAAAAAATTATAGAATTCATGCTTAAAATAGATAAAAATTTTGCTCCAGCATATGAATTATATGGTTCTATATTAATAGAAGAGGGTGATTTTAATAAAGGTACAGAATATTTAGAAACATCTATAAAATTAGAACCTTGGAATGTAGCTGCATTATCAGAACTTGGTGAAACTTATTTTAATCTTGGCGAATATGATAATGCTGCCAAAATTTGGAAAAAAGAAATTAATTTATCTCCAGATAATTATGTAACTTATTTTATGTTAACCGATGCTTATATAGAAGCAAAGAAATTGACTAAAGCTGCACATGTTTTAGAAAAATTTTTAAATAGATTTCCAAAAAGTATTCTTGGAAAGTATGAACTTTCTGGACTTTATGAAAAACTTTCAAGAACACTTGAAGCAAGTGAATTAAAAGATGAAATTATGAAATCAGTACCTGTTTATTCAAGCGATATAGAAGTTTGGACAAAAATAATGTTTGAAAAAAATCAGTTTAAAAAAGTACAAGAATTTTTAGAAAAATATATTGAAAATAAAAAAGATCATGATCATTTTAAGTTATTATTAGTAGTTCCATACATAAAAAGTGGTAAAGTTGAAGAAGCAAAGAAAATTTATGATGAAATGAAAAATAAATATAAATGGTATTTGTATGGATTAAAAGAAATAATGGAAAAATATATCGATAAAAATTTATTGGAGGAAATGGAAACAAAATGA
- a CDS encoding prepilin peptidase gives MKKLLLNKFMWCLIGTTIFINIILTLNNKWYDIIVLNSLLFAGIYDFFKFIIPDTTILIIIGVSIFNFNFLSFISSIIMFFITFYFWKNKKMGFGDVKLLTAISLFYGNNSFIILILSIISVFIINIKEKEKKVPFGFYIFIGSIIFYLYEVIKCFFIK, from the coding sequence ATGAAAAAACTTTTATTAAATAAATTTATGTGGTGCCTTATTGGCACCACTATTTTTATAAACATCATTTTAACCTTAAATAACAAATGGTATGATATAATTGTATTAAATTCACTCTTATTTGCTGGTATTTATGATTTTTTTAAATTTATTATACCTGATACAACTATCTTAATAATTATAGGAGTATCAATTTTTAATTTTAATTTTTTATCTTTTATTTCATCAATAATTATGTTTTTTATAACCTTTTATTTTTGGAAAAATAAAAAAATGGGATTTGGTGATGTAAAATTATTAACTGCTATCTCATTATTTTATGGAAATAATTCATTTATAATTTTAATTCTTAGCATAATATCTGTCTTTATTATTAATATCAAAGAAAAAGAAAAAAAAGTTCCTTTTGGTTTTTATATTTTTATAGGAAGTATTATATTTTATCTTTACGAGGTGATAAAGTGTTTTTTTATAAAGTAA
- a CDS encoding YdcF family protein: protein MFFYKVIGSFFEIPGIFVLLCILMFIYYLKKEKKIRKFLLFITLIIYIISSGWFSKIFIPILENQYSPFIFEGKSFENEKGLIVILGGGVISNTPNNNLGELSDSSMQRVYNGYLMYKNLNFPIIVTGGTLDKTDNIPEAFKMKEVLLKMGVKPSDVYLETSARNTYENAKFTSEIAKKLNKEKIYLVTSAIHMKRSYEIFKKYINKNTKLIPVPVNYLVSRTSINWYDFLPKIDSLKATSYAFHELLGILFEKIFS from the coding sequence GTGTTTTTTTATAAAGTAATTGGTTCTTTTTTTGAAATTCCTGGTATTTTTGTCTTATTATGTATATTAATGTTTATATATTATTTAAAAAAAGAAAAAAAAATCAGAAAATTTTTATTATTTATTACACTAATAATATATATAATTTCATCTGGCTGGTTTTCAAAGATATTTATACCCATACTAGAAAATCAATATTCTCCATTTATATTTGAAGGAAAAAGTTTTGAAAATGAAAAAGGTTTAATAGTAATTTTAGGTGGTGGAGTTATTTCTAATACACCTAATAATAATCTTGGGGAGCTTTCTGATTCTTCTATGCAAAGAGTATATAATGGTTATTTAATGTATAAAAATCTAAACTTTCCAATAATAGTTACAGGAGGTACTCTTGATAAAACAGATAATATTCCTGAGGCTTTTAAAATGAAAGAAGTATTACTAAAAATGGGTGTAAAACCATCTGATGTTTATCTTGAAACTAGTGCAAGAAATACCTATGAAAATGCTAAATTTACATCAGAAATTGCAAAAAAATTAAATAAAGAAAAAATTTATCTTGTAACTTCAGCTATTCACATGAAAAGATCATATGAAATATTTAAAAAATATATAAATAAAAATACTAAATTAATTCCAGTTCCTGTAAATTATTTAGTTTCAAGAACATCAATAAATTGGTATGATTTTTTACCCAAAATAGATTCTTTAAAAGCTACTTCTTATGCATTTCATGAATTATTAGGTATTTTATTTGAAAAAATCTTTAGTTAA
- a CDS encoding shikimate dehydrogenase family protein, producing MKKFCLIQYPPKDSMSKIIFSNYFNKHKLPYIYEDISIPKNLFEKNINKILLTYDGINITIPYKEKIIKFIKINDSAKKIGAVNCIYKNIGYNTDYLGFINSLNNLNMPKNITLIGAGGVSRAIIFGLYKIGVKKITLINRTIEKAFNLKKIFNYIDIDVMPLTSLNKIIKKTDFLINATSIGMQGETFNLKNNSIKIFYDTIYYETPLQKFFKNQNTTVINGKKMWFYQAIENLKLWNIYEKSFFDFFDTL from the coding sequence ATGAAAAAATTTTGTTTGATTCAATATCCACCAAAAGATTCCATGTCAAAAATAATTTTTAGTAATTATTTTAATAAACATAAATTACCATATATATATGAAGATATATCTATTCCTAAAAATTTATTTGAAAAAAATATAAATAAAATATTATTAACTTATGATGGAATAAACATAACTATTCCATACAAAGAAAAAATTATAAAATTTATTAAAATTAATGATAGCGCAAAAAAAATAGGAGCCGTTAATTGTATATATAAAAATATAGGATATAATACAGATTATTTAGGATTTATAAATTCTTTAAATAATTTAAATATGCCTAAAAATATAACATTGATAGGAGCTGGAGGTGTATCTAGAGCAATAATATTTGGACTATATAAAATCGGTGTTAAAAAAATCACTTTAATAAATAGAACTATTGAAAAAGCATTTAATTTAAAAAAAATTTTTAATTATATAGATATAGATGTAATGCCCTTAACTTCTTTAAATAAAATAATTAAAAAAACTGATTTTTTAATAAATGCAACTTCAATTGGAATGCAAGGAGAAACATTTAATTTAAAAAATAATTCAATAAAAATTTTTTACGATACAATTTATTATGAAACACCTCTACAAAAATTTTTTAAAAATCAAAACACTACAGTTATTAATGGTAAAAAAATGTGGTTTTATCAAGCTATTGAAAATTTAAAACTTTGGAATATATATGAAAAATCATTCTTTGACTTTTTTGATACATTATAA